One genomic window of Plasmodium coatneyi strain Hackeri chromosome 12, complete sequence includes the following:
- a CDS encoding Elongation factor 1-gamma — protein sequence MDFKLLAPKNDIRSLKVQAVASFCNVKLNMPQFEIGKDDKTQEFLNYSPLGRLPVLVTPSGSLFESNAISKYLCNIRRENNLLGKGVFEEAQVNMWVDFNTYELEIPVCCYISNKSNEKSLKHIQETFACLNNHLLLNQFMVGNGITLADIFICVIINFAMKSEKINESFLKKYGNLFRLYNTISNQKQFKFVFASQQGAGKKAAAQDKNAQKTANNEKKKDKSNKKKDNKNDDDDECELLSDEPTEKKTKKANPLDLLPPSSFSLDEWKYKFSNEKDLINVAMPHFWKTYDPKGFSLYYMKYDKLEDECQISFVACNMAGGFLQRLDNNFSKYSFAVITVLGENKDYDIEGVWLFRGTEIPFEMKDHPSFEYHVFKKLDVNNSADKQIVEDYWCSKESVASRPLVDRKVWK from the exons ATGGATTTC AAACTACTAGCCCCGAAGAATGACATAAGGTCTCTGAAAGTCCAAGCGGTTGCCTCGTTTTGCAACGTGAAGTTGAACATGCCCCAGTTCGAAATCGGTAAGGATGACAAGACGCAGGAGTTCCTTAATTACTCCCCCTTGGGTAGGCTCCCCGTTTTAGTAACCCCCAGTGGAAGCCTCTTCGAAAGTAATGCCATTAGTAAGTACCTATGCAACATAAGGAGGGAGAACAACCTATTAGGAAAAGGAGTCTTTGAAGAAGCACAAGTGAACATGTGGGTAGACTTTAATACCTACGAATTGGAGATTCCAGTCTGTTGCTACATTAGCAATAAGTCGAATGAGAAGTCCCTAAAACATATACAGGAAACATTTGCCTGCTTGAATAACCATTTGTTGTTAAACCAGTTTATGGTGGGTAATGGAATAACCCTGGCagatatatttatatgtgttatCATAAACTTTGCAATGAAgtcggaaaaaataaatgagagCTTCCTAAAAAAGTATGGAAACTTGTTTCGCCTGTACAACACGATAAGTAACCAGAAGCAGTTCAAGTTCGTGTTTGCCAGTCAGCAGGGagcgggaaaaaaagcagctgCCCAAGATaagaatgcacaaaaaaCTGCAAacaatgagaagaaaaaggataaaagcaacaagaagaaagataataaaaatgatgacgatgatgaatGTGAGTTGTTAAGTGATGAAccaactgaaaaaaaaacgaagaaagcAAACCCACTCGATTTGTTACCCCcatcttccttttcgcttGACGAGTGGAAGTACAAGTTTAGTAATGAGAAGGATCTCATCAATGTTGCCATGCCCCATTTCTGGAAAACATATGATCCTAAAGGTTTctcattatattatatgaaaTATGATAAGCTAGAAGATGAATGCCAAATATCTTTCGTTGCATGTAATATGGCTGGTGGCTTTTTGCAAAGATTAGAcaacaatttttccaaatattCCTTCGCCGTTATCACTGTGTTGGGTGAAAATAAGGACTATGATATCGAAGGTGTGTGGCTATTCAGGGGTACCGAAATTCCTTTCGAGATGAAGGATCACCCTTCGTTCGAATATCACGTGTTTAAAAAGTTGGATGTCAACAACAGTGCCGATAAGCAAATTGTGGAAGACTACTGGTGCTCCAAGGAGTCCGTTGCCTCTCGCCCTCTTGTCGACCGCAAGGTGTGGAAGTGA